One stretch of Tenacibaculum sp. MAR_2010_89 DNA includes these proteins:
- a CDS encoding DUF3575 domain-containing protein translates to MKKVILAAVIFISSFANAQQEIKVDIADALVMKTLEVSYEYYLSEQSSVGISALFNFEKKSSDFRYNENEMFTPYFRHYFTTNRNWNHFGEIFLGINSGETAIEAGGKTIGYKKYTDGALGVAVGSKYVSNGGLVVGAYAGLGRNMFSSDSYSVVPRVGINVGYRF, encoded by the coding sequence ATGAAGAAAGTAATTTTAGCAGCTGTAATTTTTATCAGCTCATTTGCAAATGCACAGCAAGAAATAAAGGTAGATATAGCAGATGCTTTAGTAATGAAAACTTTAGAAGTGTCGTATGAATACTATTTAAGTGAACAGTCATCAGTTGGTATATCAGCGTTGTTTAATTTTGAAAAGAAGAGTTCAGATTTTAGATATAATGAAAATGAAATGTTTACGCCATACTTTCGTCATTATTTTACTACGAATCGTAACTGGAATCATTTTGGAGAAATATTTTTAGGAATAAACTCTGGAGAAACAGCTATTGAAGCTGGAGGAAAAACAATTGGATATAAAAAATATACTGATGGAGCTTTAGGGGTTGCAGTAGGGTCTAAATATGTGTCTAATGGAGGTTTGGTAGTAGGTGCGTATGCTGGTTTAGGGAGAAACATGTTTTCTTCTGATTCCTATTCAGTAGTGCCAAGAGTTGGTATTAATGTTGGATACAGATTCTAA
- the brnQ gene encoding branched-chain amino acid transport system II carrier protein, whose translation MNKTKEILVTGFALFSLFFGAGNLLLPPLLGYNAGDNWFWVTLGFMITAVVIPILGILAHAKLQGTLYDLGKKVSPTFSLLYCVIIYIISIAIPSPRTASATHEIAIHPFFGTSPLITSCCYFALVLIFVLNRSKVLNLVGKYLTPFIVLILVLVIGIGLFSSDMIMNPSMFKTPVVSGLLEGYQTFDAIGAVVVGGVVIISLNLKGYSSYTDKKELIKKAGFIAGTGLFIIYAGLISVGAFYGSEILVDGTLSSDMQRANLLRGISIATLGNIGAVFLSVLVALACFTTAVAIITGTADYFKGLFKNSQKAYVITAVISCLFGVLVGQLDFHSIIVIALPVLMFIYPITIILILLNIAPKKLTTPVVFKIVVLITFIFSIPDFLQFIIDKKQLVSVTNLIPFSKHHLGWVIPAILSFIVVNLIKNIKRN comes from the coding sequence ATGAATAAAACAAAAGAAATACTCGTTACTGGTTTCGCACTATTTTCACTGTTTTTTGGAGCAGGAAACTTATTACTACCTCCTCTTTTAGGTTACAATGCTGGTGATAATTGGTTTTGGGTAACGCTTGGTTTTATGATTACTGCTGTTGTAATTCCTATTCTTGGAATTTTAGCACATGCTAAGCTACAAGGTACTTTATATGACCTTGGAAAAAAAGTATCTCCTACTTTTAGCTTACTATACTGTGTAATTATTTATATTATTTCAATAGCTATTCCATCACCCAGAACAGCCTCTGCAACTCATGAAATTGCTATTCATCCTTTTTTTGGAACAAGCCCTTTGATAACTAGCTGTTGTTATTTTGCCTTAGTATTAATCTTTGTTTTAAATAGGTCAAAAGTTTTAAACCTAGTTGGTAAATACTTAACTCCTTTTATTGTACTTATTTTAGTGCTAGTTATTGGTATTGGATTGTTTTCTAGTGATATGATCATGAATCCTAGTATGTTCAAAACCCCTGTTGTTAGCGGTTTACTAGAAGGATATCAAACTTTTGATGCCATTGGAGCCGTAGTAGTTGGTGGTGTTGTTATAATTTCTTTAAATTTAAAAGGGTATAGCTCTTATACAGATAAAAAAGAATTAATTAAAAAAGCTGGATTCATTGCAGGAACTGGGCTTTTTATAATATATGCTGGTTTAATTTCGGTTGGTGCTTTTTATGGCTCTGAAATATTGGTTGACGGTACTCTAAGTAGCGATATGCAAAGAGCTAATTTATTGCGAGGAATTAGCATAGCAACACTAGGTAATATTGGCGCTGTATTTTTAAGTGTTTTAGTTGCTTTAGCATGCTTTACTACTGCAGTTGCAATAATTACTGGTACTGCTGATTACTTTAAAGGATTGTTTAAAAACTCACAAAAAGCATATGTGATTACTGCAGTAATTAGCTGTTTATTTGGTGTTTTAGTTGGACAATTAGATTTTCATTCTATTATTGTAATAGCTCTTCCTGTACTAATGTTTATTTATCCAATTACAATTATATTAATTTTATTAAATATAGCTCCTAAAAAACTAACCACTCCTGTTGTTTTTAAAATTGTTGTTTTAATTACTTTTATTTTTAGCATTCCTGATTTTCTTCAGTTTATTATTGATAAAAAACAATTGGTAAGTGTAACTAACTTAATTCCTTTTTCAAAACATCATTTAGGATGGGTTATCCCAGCTATTTTAAGTTTTATTGTAGTCAATCTTATAAAAAACATCAAAAGAAATTAA
- a CDS encoding alpha/beta fold hydrolase, with protein MIVVYKGVNIFYTDKGKGSTVVLLHGFLENSTMWNGITEELSKRNRVVSVDLLGHGKSDCLGYVHTMEDMAEVVKAVLKQLKIRKAIFIGHSMGGYVSLAFANKYPKNVKGVCLMNSTAQEDDEERKEIRKKASKIVQQNFNMMVKMAINNLFASASKELFSNEIEKVLNEALKTPVRGYMASNEGMRLRKNSEEVLEQIQKRIIIAGKEDPVLNYESIKREAIRTNTDLKVLANGHMSHIENKKELLETLLEFIRS; from the coding sequence ATGATTGTAGTATATAAGGGAGTAAATATTTTTTATACAGATAAAGGAAAAGGTAGTACAGTAGTTTTATTACATGGGTTTTTAGAGAATTCAACCATGTGGAATGGAATTACTGAAGAACTTTCTAAAAGAAACCGTGTTGTCTCTGTTGACTTATTAGGGCATGGGAAGTCAGATTGTTTAGGCTATGTACATACTATGGAAGATATGGCAGAGGTGGTAAAAGCAGTCTTGAAACAATTAAAAATCCGTAAAGCTATTTTTATTGGTCACTCAATGGGTGGGTATGTTTCGCTTGCATTTGCTAATAAATATCCTAAAAACGTTAAAGGGGTTTGCTTAATGAATTCTACTGCGCAAGAAGATGATGAAGAACGTAAAGAAATACGAAAAAAAGCAAGTAAAATAGTACAGCAGAATTTTAATATGATGGTTAAAATGGCAATAAACAACTTATTTGCTTCTGCATCAAAAGAACTTTTTTCTAATGAAATAGAAAAAGTGCTAAATGAGGCTCTAAAAACTCCTGTAAGAGGTTATATGGCCTCTAATGAAGGTATGCGATTACGAAAAAATAGTGAAGAAGTTTTAGAACAAATACAAAAAAGAATAATTATTGCAGGTAAAGAAGATCCTGTTTTAAATTACGAATCTATAAAAAGAGAAGCGATAAGAACTAATACAGATTTGAAGGTACTAGCTAATGGGCATATGAGTCATATTGAGAATAAGAAAGAATTGCTTGAAACTTTATTAGAATTTATAAGAAGTTGA
- a CDS encoding AraC family transcriptional regulator, whose product MDNSSIISVLGVIIVLLFLFFSVFLFTVKTEKKTSNYLLAAFLVVTAIDISAFFYSNFIELPLAIEMLRIKISSFKDPLLFLYILSIIYSNFKLKKIHLIYAVPWLLGIIVLMPNFFLADNATKLDFFNSYDEKPEGKFLNVFGYLVSLAYLFSEIYYVIRYRKLLLENYTDKNAFKNYNWLKQLLVLLTIGQIITVIKNVSRGFYSSETTDVLRIVTLLFGVFFIFWLVFKALNSPKLFRGVDVNLNTSKEMKGNVGGEAKNNQQIKLLKDYMNEEKPYLNPSLTIRNLAEQLKIPMRELSVLINQDLKQHFFDFVNEYRIEKAKHILKDTSKSKQTVLEILYEVGFNSKSSFNTAFKKHTGLTPTQYRKSSVN is encoded by the coding sequence ATGGATAATTCATCAATTATAAGTGTTTTAGGTGTTATTATAGTATTACTTTTTCTGTTTTTTTCTGTTTTCTTATTTACAGTTAAAACCGAAAAAAAAACAAGTAATTATCTTTTGGCTGCTTTTTTAGTAGTTACAGCAATTGATATCAGTGCGTTTTTTTATTCAAACTTTATAGAGCTGCCATTAGCAATAGAAATGTTACGAATAAAGATTTCGAGTTTTAAAGACCCATTACTTTTTCTATATATTTTATCAATTATTTATTCAAATTTCAAGTTAAAAAAAATACATTTAATTTATGCTGTTCCTTGGTTATTAGGTATAATAGTTTTAATGCCAAACTTTTTTTTAGCAGATAATGCTACTAAGCTAGATTTTTTTAATAGTTATGATGAAAAACCGGAAGGAAAATTTTTAAATGTTTTTGGATATTTAGTTTCTCTAGCTTATCTGTTTTCTGAAATATATTATGTGATTAGATATCGAAAATTATTATTAGAAAATTATACAGATAAAAATGCTTTTAAAAATTACAATTGGCTTAAGCAATTATTAGTTTTATTAACCATTGGACAAATTATCACAGTTATTAAAAACGTTTCTAGGGGATTTTATTCTTCAGAAACTACCGATGTACTTAGAATAGTGACCCTACTTTTTGGAGTGTTTTTTATATTCTGGTTAGTGTTTAAGGCGTTAAATTCGCCTAAATTATTTAGAGGAGTTGATGTAAACTTAAATACATCAAAAGAAATGAAAGGTAATGTAGGTGGAGAAGCTAAAAATAATCAACAAATTAAGCTATTGAAAGATTATATGAATGAAGAAAAACCTTATTTAAATCCTTCACTAACTATTAGAAATCTTGCCGAGCAATTAAAAATACCTATGCGAGAATTATCGGTATTAATAAACCAAGATTTAAAACAACACTTTTTCGATTTTGTAAATGAATATCGTATAGAAAAAGCAAAACATATTTTAAAAGATACTTCGAAAAGCAAACAAACTGTGCTTGAAATTTTATATGAAGTTGGTTTTAATTCAAAATCATCTTTTAATACCGCATTTAAAAAACATACAGGATTAACACCAACTCAATACAGGAAATCTTCTGTAAATTAA
- a CDS encoding TonB-dependent receptor domain-containing protein, whose product MRRLILTFLVFVSISTFSQTIVGTVKDTTENIAFADVIIKNSTNKIIVGATTDNNGKFSVKVKEGTYTILISFLGYKSWSKELIVSKNLNLGKITLNEDAETLDEVVVKTKKRVIQRKVDRLVFNVEKSIVASTGNGVDILKVSPRVQVQNGAIEIIGKGASRIMINGRISPLRGEELIDFLSGLGANEIKSIEVITNPPAKYEAAGNGGLINIILKKGVQNSWKNTTSLTYNQNKYNYASLRNSFFLNKNKISLTASINVTKGSFLNFENLQIAYPSNFWNMEVDNKSKKDNVSGRFLVDYEVSKTFTLGVQYLGSFGQPDYLPTTTSSIYNSNNQLEKRLVNKGDFDINNTNNSFNFHGIKKFENSKKNISFDVDYFEYVSDKKRDFITETFDGNNSFIGINSAGLNLSTQEIKNVSSKIDVEYPLNKVNLSFGVKASFVSSTSNALFFNTITGVLVLDKNISNEFKYNENNYAGYISGNTKLNDKLELQFGLRIENTITEGMNLTINQINNNNYTKLFPTLYISYSKDDFNNFNFSYGKRISRPSFGNLNPFRVYVSDNSYSEGNPFLKPSFTDSFELTHSYKRNLISSVFFNSTNEGRGTVFTSNEVNQTQIVTRQNYYNQYNYGFTESFSYNKISWWESQNDITFIGYKTTFTKEVGSQPKNGFGVRVSSNNTFLLSENTKLQVNSWYNSKVSTGLYSVGSMYNLSFGLQHNFKKSNIKMSIFANDILNTASLNNYESIVNGIKQTYFNNPSSRSIQLGLSYDFGNRKVKENKRDFGNEDEKNRTQ is encoded by the coding sequence ATGAGACGCTTAATTTTAACTTTTTTAGTATTTGTATCAATAAGTACATTTTCTCAAACAATTGTAGGTACTGTAAAAGATACTACAGAAAATATTGCATTTGCTGATGTTATTATAAAAAATAGTACAAATAAAATAATAGTTGGAGCTACAACTGATAATAATGGAAAGTTTAGTGTTAAAGTAAAAGAAGGAACTTATACAATTCTGATTTCTTTTTTAGGCTATAAAAGTTGGAGTAAGGAATTGATTGTTTCTAAAAATTTAAACTTAGGAAAAATTACCTTAAATGAAGACGCTGAAACATTAGATGAGGTTGTTGTAAAAACAAAAAAAAGAGTAATTCAAAGAAAAGTAGATAGGTTAGTTTTTAATGTAGAAAAAAGTATTGTAGCCTCTACAGGAAATGGGGTTGACATTTTAAAAGTTTCGCCAAGAGTACAGGTTCAAAATGGAGCTATAGAAATTATAGGAAAAGGTGCTTCTAGAATAATGATAAATGGACGAATTTCACCTTTGAGAGGAGAAGAGTTAATTGATTTTTTAAGTGGGTTAGGAGCTAATGAGATAAAGAGTATTGAAGTTATTACTAATCCGCCAGCAAAGTATGAAGCGGCAGGAAATGGAGGCTTAATTAATATTATCTTAAAAAAAGGAGTACAAAACTCTTGGAAAAACACTACTAGTTTAACGTATAATCAGAATAAGTATAATTATGCCAGTCTTAGAAATAGCTTCTTTTTAAATAAAAATAAGATTTCATTGACGGCTAGTATAAATGTTACCAAAGGAAGTTTTCTAAATTTTGAAAATTTGCAAATTGCATATCCATCAAATTTCTGGAACATGGAAGTTGATAATAAGTCAAAAAAGGATAATGTTTCTGGGCGTTTTTTAGTTGATTATGAAGTGTCAAAAACATTTACTTTGGGAGTACAGTATTTAGGTAGTTTTGGCCAGCCTGATTACTTACCAACTACCACATCGAGTATTTATAATTCAAATAATCAATTAGAAAAGAGATTGGTAAATAAAGGTGATTTTGATATTAATAATACAAATAACAGTTTTAATTTTCATGGAATAAAAAAGTTTGAGAACTCTAAGAAAAATATATCTTTTGATGTTGATTATTTTGAATATGTCTCTGATAAAAAACGTGATTTTATTACAGAAACTTTTGATGGGAATAATTCATTTATAGGGATAAATTCAGCAGGATTAAATTTATCAACTCAAGAAATTAAAAATGTTAGTTCAAAAATAGATGTAGAATACCCTTTAAACAAAGTGAACTTGTCATTCGGAGTAAAAGCTAGTTTTGTTAGTTCTACTAGTAATGCTTTGTTTTTTAATACTATTACTGGAGTTCTTGTGTTAGATAAAAATATTTCTAATGAATTTAAATATAATGAGAATAACTATGCAGGTTACATATCAGGAAACACTAAATTAAATGATAAGTTAGAGTTACAATTTGGTTTAAGAATAGAAAATACAATAACGGAAGGAATGAACTTGACAATTAATCAGATAAATAATAATAACTACACTAAATTATTTCCTACTCTTTACATTTCATATTCAAAGGATGACTTTAATAACTTTAATTTTTCTTATGGTAAAAGAATAAGTAGACCTTCTTTTGGTAATTTGAATCCATTTAGAGTATATGTTAGTGATAATAGTTATAGCGAAGGGAATCCTTTTTTAAAACCTTCTTTTACAGATAGTTTTGAGTTAACACATTCATATAAGAGAAATTTAATTTCTAGTGTTTTTTTTAATAGCACAAATGAAGGAAGAGGTACTGTTTTTACTTCAAATGAAGTTAACCAAACTCAAATAGTAACAAGGCAGAATTATTATAATCAATATAATTATGGTTTCACAGAAAGTTTTTCATATAATAAAATATCTTGGTGGGAAAGTCAAAATGATATAACTTTTATAGGATATAAAACTACTTTTACTAAAGAAGTCGGTTCACAACCTAAAAATGGATTTGGAGTACGTGTTTCATCAAATAATACATTTTTACTATCCGAAAACACAAAATTACAAGTTAACTCTTGGTATAATTCAAAAGTTAGCACTGGTTTATATAGTGTTGGCAGTATGTATAACTTGTCTTTTGGTTTACAACATAACTTTAAGAAGAGTAATATAAAAATGTCAATTTTTGCAAATGATATTTTAAATACTGCTAGTTTAAACAATTATGAATCTATTGTAAATGGGATAAAACAAACATATTTTAATAATCCAAGTTCAAGGAGTATTCAACTGGGATTATCGTATGATTTTGGAAATAGAAAAGTAAAAGAAAATAAGAGAGATTTTGGTAATGAAGATGAGAAAAATAGAACTCAATAA
- the upp gene encoding uracil phosphoribosyltransferase, which yields MKIHHISQENSILNKFLSEIRDVSVQKDAMRFRRNIERIGEILGYELSKKLDFSSTTTTTPLGEKKKEIPVNDVVLCSILRAGLPLHNGLLNYFDDAENAFISAYRHHPNNDEAFEIVVEYFASPSINDKTLLLIDPMLATGKSLVAVHEAIKKYGSPKKIHIVSVIGSSDGVDYIKKYFPDNTDLWIAAIDENLNEKGYIVPGLGDAGDLAFGVKM from the coding sequence ATGAAAATACACCACATATCTCAAGAAAATTCTATTTTAAACAAGTTCTTATCAGAAATAAGAGATGTTTCAGTTCAAAAAGATGCAATGCGTTTTAGAAGAAATATTGAAAGAATAGGAGAAATATTAGGATATGAGTTAAGTAAAAAATTAGACTTTTCTTCAACAACAACAACAACACCGCTTGGTGAAAAGAAAAAAGAGATTCCGGTAAATGATGTGGTATTGTGTTCAATTTTAAGAGCAGGATTACCTCTTCATAACGGCTTGTTAAATTATTTTGATGATGCAGAAAATGCTTTTATTTCTGCTTATAGGCATCATCCAAATAATGATGAAGCATTTGAAATTGTGGTAGAGTATTTTGCTTCGCCATCTATAAACGATAAAACATTATTGTTAATTGATCCAATGCTGGCAACTGGTAAATCTTTAGTAGCAGTTCATGAAGCTATTAAAAAATATGGAAGTCCTAAAAAAATACATATTGTATCAGTTATTGGGTCATCTGATGGAGTTGATTATATAAAAAAGTATTTTCCTGATAATACAGATTTATGGATAGCAGCTATTGATGAAAATTTAAATGAAAAAGGCTACATAGTACCTGGTTTAGGTGATGCTGGCGATTTAGCATTTGGAGTTAAAATGTAA
- a CDS encoding DUF6427 family protein, which produces MLANFFSKSKPVNFIVLFLLFLSYYFVTLFSKNITLFSIGKELFLFIVLFSIYIFIITKNEVTYDNSYAFLFYTILIGFFIKNIAVGSVFYANLTILLFLRKVYSLQSSKNIFHKLFDGGLWLGISFIIEPFTIFFALLLYASTYLHQRFTYQTLLIPVLGFISPVILYFTYCFWYNALENFFLLFSWKAPSDFSLYLENDYLFPIVFIGFFTLFAILLKTPKALAILNRFRKNWILVLFHLIVSGAVFVLIPNKSGIEFLFLLFPTSVILANGLEIFQKKWFADVFIIVFVIASITVFFL; this is translated from the coding sequence ATGTTAGCCAATTTTTTCAGCAAATCTAAGCCTGTAAATTTTATAGTGCTTTTTCTACTGTTTTTGAGTTACTATTTTGTAACCTTATTTTCGAAAAATATTACGCTTTTTTCTATTGGTAAAGAACTTTTTTTATTTATCGTGCTTTTTTCTATTTACATTTTTATAATCACTAAAAATGAAGTAACATACGATAATTCTTATGCCTTTCTTTTTTATACTATTTTAATAGGTTTTTTCATCAAAAATATTGCAGTAGGTTCTGTTTTTTATGCCAACTTAACCATTTTACTTTTTCTTAGAAAAGTATACAGCTTACAATCTTCTAAAAACATTTTTCATAAACTTTTTGACGGAGGGCTATGGTTAGGTATTTCTTTTATAATTGAGCCATTTACAATCTTTTTTGCTTTATTACTTTATGCATCAACATACTTACATCAACGCTTTACTTATCAAACATTATTAATTCCTGTTTTAGGATTTATCTCTCCTGTTATTTTATATTTCACCTATTGTTTTTGGTATAATGCTTTAGAAAACTTTTTTCTACTTTTTTCTTGGAAGGCTCCTTCTGACTTTAGCTTATATTTAGAAAACGATTATTTATTTCCTATTGTTTTTATTGGTTTTTTTACATTATTCGCCATATTATTAAAAACTCCAAAAGCTTTGGCTATTCTTAATCGTTTTAGAAAAAATTGGATCTTAGTTTTATTTCATCTTATTGTTTCTGGAGCTGTATTTGTTTTAATACCAAACAAATCAGGTATTGAATTTTTATTTTTATTATTTCCTACATCAGTTATTTTAGCTAATGGACTAGAAATATTTCAAAAAAAATGGTTTGCTGATGTTTTCATTATAGTATTTGTAATTGCTTCAATTACTGTGTTTTTTCTATAA
- the trmB gene encoding tRNA (guanosine(46)-N7)-methyltransferase TrmB has product MGSKNKLKRFKENDTFPNVIQPTREEVIDNFQHKGKWKSFFENENPIVLELGCGKGEYTIALAEKNPDKNFIGIDIKGARFWRGAKTAIENNMKNVAFIRTQIELINFIFAENEVDEIWITFPDPQIKYKRTKHRLTNSEFLKKYNHILKPEGTINLKTDSEFMHGYTLGLLHGEGHEILHANHDVYKDYYSPEEVTGTQTFYEKQYLEKGKPITYVKFRVKY; this is encoded by the coding sequence TTGGGAAGTAAAAACAAATTAAAACGTTTCAAAGAAAATGATACGTTTCCTAACGTTATTCAACCTACAAGAGAAGAAGTAATAGACAACTTTCAGCACAAAGGGAAGTGGAAAAGCTTTTTTGAGAATGAAAATCCTATCGTTTTAGAATTAGGATGTGGTAAGGGTGAATACACAATAGCACTAGCTGAAAAAAATCCAGATAAAAATTTTATTGGAATTGATATTAAAGGAGCTCGATTTTGGAGAGGTGCAAAAACTGCTATTGAAAACAACATGAAAAATGTTGCTTTTATTAGAACACAAATAGAATTAATTAATTTTATTTTTGCAGAAAATGAAGTTGATGAAATATGGATAACTTTTCCAGACCCACAAATAAAATATAAACGAACAAAACATCGTTTAACAAATTCTGAATTTTTAAAGAAGTATAACCATATATTAAAGCCTGAAGGAACTATTAATTTAAAAACTGATAGTGAATTTATGCATGGTTATACATTAGGTTTATTGCATGGTGAAGGGCATGAAATATTGCATGCTAATCATGATGTATATAAAGATTATTACTCGCCAGAGGAAGTAACGGGTACTCAAACTTTTTACGAAAAACAATATTTGGAGAAAGGAAAACCAATAACATACGTCAAATTTAGGGTGAAATATTAA
- a CDS encoding LysE family transporter → MILSNLVLGFVTSYIGYMSPSMLNITASKIRLEKSKNEAHKFILGVLLIVVLQLFVSISLMSFLNKYPELIAYLKKIAAIVFFILSIVFIKKGLTKKTSENRVYIENSFSLGMVLSLINMFAIPFFIVEYKFFLMYGWLMKTTSSTIFFGLGSVLGVFLVLSSYVFLVNKFENNLLRVTKYFNVFIGIVMSLVALYSFLISYF, encoded by the coding sequence ATGATTTTGTCTAACTTGGTTCTTGGTTTTGTAACATCTTACATTGGTTACATGTCTCCGAGCATGTTAAATATTACAGCAAGCAAGATAAGGTTAGAGAAAAGTAAAAATGAAGCTCATAAGTTTATTTTAGGAGTTTTATTAATTGTAGTTCTTCAATTATTTGTTTCAATTTCATTAATGTCTTTTTTGAATAAATACCCTGAACTAATTGCTTATCTTAAAAAGATTGCTGCAATAGTTTTTTTTATACTTTCAATAGTTTTTATTAAAAAAGGACTTACCAAAAAAACATCAGAAAATAGAGTATATATTGAAAATAGCTTTTCTTTAGGAATGGTACTGTCTTTAATAAATATGTTTGCCATTCCTTTTTTTATTGTAGAGTACAAATTTTTTTTAATGTATGGTTGGCTAATGAAAACGACAAGTTCAACTATTTTTTTTGGATTAGGCTCTGTATTAGGAGTGTTTTTGGTACTATCAAGTTATGTTTTTTTGGTTAATAAGTTTGAAAACAATTTGTTAAGGGTAACAAAATATTTTAATGTTTTTATTGGAATTGTAATGAGCTTAGTTGCTTTGTACTCTTTTTTAATATCGTATTTTTAA
- a CDS encoding MGMT family protein → MSKSDNFFERVYDVARLIPYGKVTSYGAIATYLGAAKSARMVGWAMNNSSNQKEEVPAHRVVNRKGLLTGKHHFDGTNLMQQLLESEGIEVVDNQIQNFKNVFWNPLEELS, encoded by the coding sequence ATGAGCAAATCAGATAATTTTTTTGAAAGAGTGTATGATGTAGCACGTTTAATTCCTTATGGTAAAGTAACAAGTTATGGTGCAATTGCTACCTACTTAGGAGCGGCCAAATCTGCAAGAATGGTTGGGTGGGCTATGAATAACTCAAGTAATCAAAAAGAAGAAGTTCCAGCACATAGAGTAGTGAATAGAAAAGGACTTCTTACTGGAAAACATCATTTTGATGGAACAAATTTAATGCAGCAATTGTTAGAAAGCGAAGGGATTGAAGTTGTTGATAACCAAATTCAAAATTTTAAAAATGTGTTTTGGAATCCTTTAGAAGAATTGAGTTAA
- a CDS encoding Mrp/NBP35 family ATP-binding protein, with product MSFKKQDIYKALETITAPGEGKSLVENENVTNVVTFGEEVIVDVTINNPSLQAKKKIEVEIMKAIHEHVDQKIDVKVNVKVEVAPKENPNQIRGKEIPNIQNIIAIASGKGGVGKSTITSNMAVSLAKMGFKVGVLDADVYGPSQHLMFDVAQEKPLAVNVKGRSKMKPVENYGVKLLSLGFFTDPNQAVIWRGPMASKALNQLIFDADWGELDFLLIDLPPGTGDVHLSIVQAVPINGAVVVSTPQNIALADAKKGVAMFKQESINVPVLGIVENMAYFTPAELPDNKYYIFGQGGAKNLAEDIDTSFLGEIPLVQSIREAGDVGHPVALQENTPLAEAFTNATKEMVSQLLKRNANLPPTEVVRITTMSGCSTK from the coding sequence ATGAGTTTTAAAAAACAAGATATATACAAAGCGTTAGAAACAATAACTGCTCCAGGAGAAGGTAAAAGTTTAGTAGAAAACGAAAATGTAACGAATGTTGTAACTTTTGGTGAAGAGGTAATAGTAGATGTTACAATCAATAATCCATCTTTACAAGCAAAGAAGAAAATTGAAGTTGAAATCATGAAAGCAATTCATGAGCATGTAGATCAAAAGATAGACGTTAAGGTAAACGTTAAAGTTGAGGTAGCGCCTAAAGAAAACCCAAATCAAATAAGAGGAAAAGAAATTCCAAACATCCAAAATATAATAGCTATAGCTTCTGGTAAAGGAGGTGTAGGGAAGTCTACAATAACTTCTAACATGGCAGTTTCATTAGCAAAAATGGGATTTAAAGTTGGTGTTTTAGATGCCGATGTGTATGGGCCTTCACAACATTTAATGTTTGATGTAGCTCAAGAAAAACCATTAGCTGTAAATGTTAAAGGGCGTTCAAAAATGAAGCCAGTTGAGAATTATGGAGTAAAGTTATTGTCTTTAGGTTTTTTTACAGACCCTAATCAAGCAGTTATTTGGAGAGGCCCAATGGCTTCAAAAGCATTAAATCAATTAATCTTTGATGCAGATTGGGGAGAGCTAGATTTCTTATTAATTGATTTACCTCCAGGAACAGGAGACGTACATTTATCAATAGTTCAAGCTGTGCCAATTAATGGAGCAGTTGTAGTTAGTACTCCACAAAACATTGCTTTAGCTGATGCTAAAAAAGGAGTAGCAATGTTTAAACAAGAAAGCATCAATGTACCAGTATTAGGAATTGTTGAAAACATGGCGTATTTTACACCAGCGGAATTACCTGATAATAAATATTATATTTTTGGTCAAGGAGGAGCTAAAAATTTAGCAGAAGATATAGATACAAGCTTTTTAGGAGAGATACCTTTAGTGCAAAGTATTCGTGAAGCAGGTGATGTGGGTCATCCCGTAGCGTTACAAGAAAATACACCATTAGCAGAAGCGTTTACAAACGCTACAAAAGAAATGGTTTCACAATTATTAAAAAGAAATGCAAATTTACCACCAACAGAAGTTGTTAGAATAACAACAATGAGTGGTTGTAGTACAAAATAA